The Citrifermentans bemidjiense Bem genome window below encodes:
- a CDS encoding class I SAM-dependent methyltransferase: protein MPESVRRHYELYPYPDYPLLASVRRCDTYANNLDALWARFNGELPPDRLRRILIAGCGSFAPYPFALANPDSAITALDLSQKSLRRARLHCLLHGITHPEFVAGDLLDPLAAPGPFGFIDCYGVLHHLEDPLAGLTALEKRLGEGGILRVMVYSTYTRFEEDSIRRALRLLKVRSPEQVRQMVARARKGSRLREFFEQSQEVSSRSGLADALLHPLATSFKIDRFLGLVGESGLKPLIFAHRGALSDPGAEAARIRELEARRESPGNFVLYLGKDAKGGCGEGGSFRLNPCLAGELSRPHLTPLLIPGRLGEANPPIPRGERSFLRRFKKPVAATALLSEDLTRAKQYADKLFLLRCRS from the coding sequence ATGCCCGAAAGCGTGCGCCGCCATTACGAGCTTTACCCCTACCCGGACTACCCACTTTTGGCCTCGGTGCGCCGCTGCGACACCTACGCCAACAACCTGGACGCCCTCTGGGCCAGGTTCAACGGGGAACTTCCCCCCGACCGCCTACGCCGCATCCTCATCGCCGGCTGCGGCAGCTTCGCCCCCTATCCCTTCGCCCTCGCCAACCCCGACAGCGCCATCACCGCCTTGGACCTCTCCCAAAAAAGCCTGCGCCGGGCCCGGCTGCACTGCCTGCTGCACGGCATCACGCACCCCGAGTTCGTGGCGGGGGACCTGCTCGACCCTCTGGCCGCGCCGGGGCCCTTCGGGTTCATCGACTGCTACGGCGTGCTGCACCACCTGGAAGATCCGCTGGCGGGGCTAACTGCCCTGGAAAAGAGGCTGGGAGAGGGGGGGATACTGCGGGTGATGGTCTACAGCACCTACACCCGCTTCGAGGAGGACTCGATCCGGCGGGCGCTGCGCCTATTAAAGGTGCGCTCCCCCGAGCAGGTGCGGCAGATGGTGGCCCGTGCGAGGAAAGGGTCGCGCCTGCGGGAGTTCTTCGAGCAGTCGCAGGAGGTGTCGTCGCGCTCGGGGCTCGCCGACGCGCTGCTCCACCCGTTGGCCACCAGCTTCAAGATCGACCGGTTCCTGGGACTGGTGGGAGAGAGCGGCCTGAAGCCGCTTATATTCGCCCATCGCGGCGCCCTGTCCGATCCGGGCGCGGAGGCGGCCAGGATTAGGGAGCTGGAGGCACGGCGCGAGTCGCCGGGAAACTTCGTGCTGTATTTGGGGAAGGATGCCAAGGGGGGATGCGGGGAGGGAGGATCTTTCAGGCTCAATCCGTGCCTTGCGGGGGAGCTGTCACGGCCGCACCTGACACCCTTGCTGATACCGGGGCGCCTGGGGGAGGCGAACCCGCCGATTCCCCGCGGCGAGCGCAGCTTTTTGCGACGCTTCAAAAAGCCCGTCGCCGCAACCGCACTCTTAAGCGAGGATCTGACTAGGGCGAAACAGTACGCAGACAAGCTCTTTCTTTTGCGCTGCCGCAGCTGA
- a CDS encoding methyl-accepting chemotaxis protein, translating to MSKAVNQAVKELSEAMMAGKLDVRADLKGLKGEDAETVRLINGMIDALVAPMRLAGGALREIAHGNLPPFVIDEYQGEFHQIKQDINTLLAILYGIHAEAVHLTNSISEGKLKTRGNDWDYQGVWRELIAGFNGTLDAVIAPIHEAGEVLERLARYDLKSRMSGKYRGEHAAIRKAMNSTAVALNDAIAQVSEAVGLVSDVGRRITSVSSSFAQGASEQSKELGETSVSLTQLSQSATQSAQRSKEANADAKKASDAIRLAKEAMGRMLASMDEISAAAESTVSIAGEIDGIAQETGVLSGSTIEKAARMRISAGGFGVVAQEIRKLSRQCSQTAGSMKEFEKKLSAEHQEEFGALIASLLQIARFSNLLGVNAAVEAAHVEGAGNEFKAMTDEIHTLAIRSADAAKSTGTLTKSSQDLARQGVVLSREINLELEGAVEAAQAIARFADEILASIEGQTAGIEEINARAAHITGVTEKNASGAADSLVAAKELEAQVAKLSTMVNRFSF from the coding sequence ATGAGTAAGGCGGTCAACCAGGCGGTGAAGGAGTTGTCCGAGGCGATGATGGCGGGGAAGCTCGACGTGCGCGCGGACCTCAAGGGGCTCAAGGGGGAAGACGCGGAAACGGTCCGGCTCATCAACGGCATGATCGACGCTTTGGTCGCCCCCATGAGGCTCGCCGGCGGCGCGTTGCGGGAGATCGCCCACGGCAACCTCCCCCCGTTCGTCATCGACGAGTACCAGGGGGAGTTCCACCAGATCAAGCAGGACATCAACACGCTTCTGGCCATCCTCTACGGCATCCACGCCGAGGCGGTGCACCTGACCAACAGCATCAGCGAGGGAAAGCTTAAGACCCGGGGCAACGACTGGGATTACCAGGGGGTCTGGAGGGAGCTGATCGCAGGCTTCAACGGGACTCTGGACGCGGTGATCGCCCCTATCCATGAGGCGGGAGAGGTGCTGGAGCGCCTGGCGCGCTACGATCTGAAAAGCAGGATGAGCGGGAAGTACCGCGGAGAGCACGCCGCAATCCGCAAGGCGATGAACTCGACGGCGGTTGCGCTGAACGACGCCATAGCCCAGGTCAGCGAGGCGGTAGGGCTCGTCTCCGACGTGGGGCGACGCATTACCAGCGTCAGCTCCTCTTTCGCCCAGGGGGCCAGCGAGCAGAGCAAGGAGCTGGGGGAGACCTCGGTGAGCCTTACGCAACTCTCCCAGAGCGCCACCCAGAGTGCGCAGAGGTCGAAGGAGGCGAACGCCGACGCGAAGAAGGCATCCGATGCCATACGCCTGGCCAAGGAGGCGATGGGGCGGATGCTCGCTTCCATGGACGAGATCAGCGCTGCAGCCGAAAGCACCGTCTCCATAGCCGGGGAAATAGACGGCATTGCCCAGGAGACCGGGGTCCTCTCCGGCAGCACCATCGAGAAGGCGGCCCGCATGAGGATATCTGCGGGGGGCTTCGGTGTCGTAGCCCAGGAGATCCGCAAGCTTTCCCGGCAGTGTTCCCAGACGGCGGGTTCCATGAAGGAGTTCGAGAAGAAGCTGAGTGCGGAGCATCAGGAGGAATTCGGCGCCCTCATTGCGAGCCTGTTGCAGATCGCCAGGTTCTCGAACCTGTTGGGGGTGAACGCCGCGGTCGAAGCGGCCCACGTCGAGGGGGCCGGCAACGAGTTCAAGGCGATGACCGACGAGATCCACACCCTGGCGATCAGGTCGGCCGACGCGGCTAAAAGTACCGGCACGCTCACCAAGTCTTCCCAGGACCTGGCGCGGCAAGGGGTGGTGCTGTCGCGCGAGATCAACCTGGAGCTGGAAGGCGCGGTGGAGGCGGCGCAGGCGATAGCGCGCTTTGCCGACGAGATACTGGCCAGCATAGAGGGGCAGACAGCGGGGATCGAGGAGATCAACGCGAGGGCGGCCCATATCACCGGCGTCACCGAGAAGAACGCCTCAGGCGCGGCCGACTCGCTCGTGGCGGCGAAGGAGCTGGAGGCCCAGGTCGCCAAGCTCTCTACCATGGTGAACCGGTTCAGCTTCTGA
- a CDS encoding hydrogenase maturation protease yields the protein MHLPDDRAIVVCIGNELVADDAAGYEVYRRLPPLPARLEYLGVGGFDLLPLLHGERHLIVVDAVQLGEAPGTVHVIPWQRLPEAGPEISVHGVGLRETIEIGKILFPEQMPEQVTLVGIEGRCFDRTREFMTGAVAGAIDPALEAVRRLVQGGVHE from the coding sequence ATGCATCTTCCGGACGACCGCGCAATAGTGGTCTGCATAGGGAACGAGCTCGTGGCCGACGACGCCGCGGGGTACGAGGTATACCGAAGGCTTCCCCCCCTGCCGGCCCGGCTGGAGTACTTGGGCGTCGGCGGTTTCGATCTCCTTCCCCTGTTGCATGGGGAGAGGCACCTGATCGTGGTCGACGCGGTGCAACTGGGGGAAGCGCCGGGGACGGTGCACGTGATACCGTGGCAGCGGCTTCCCGAGGCGGGGCCGGAGATATCGGTGCACGGGGTGGGTCTGAGGGAGACCATCGAGATCGGCAAGATCCTGTTTCCGGAGCAGATGCCGGAGCAGGTGACCCTGGTGGGGATAGAGGGGCGCTGCTTCGACCGGACCCGGGAGTTCATGACCGGCGCCGTGGCGGGCGCCATCGACCCTGCTTTGGAGGCGGTGCGAAGACTGGTACAGGGAGGCGTTCATGAGTAA
- a CDS encoding 4Fe-4S dicluster domain-containing protein, whose translation MPVEIMVHEQSCRGCELCIDICPTKVFQLDEEKRICSVDHAEDCIACLSCAYICPSGAITHRDFHLVKNFYRDEEFCKKMGKFL comes from the coding sequence ATGCCAGTCGAGATCATGGTGCACGAGCAGTCCTGCCGGGGGTGCGAGCTCTGCATCGATATCTGCCCCACCAAGGTTTTCCAGCTGGATGAGGAAAAAAGGATCTGCAGCGTGGATCACGCCGAGGACTGCATCGCCTGCCTTTCCTGCGCCTACATCTGCCCCTCCGGCGCCATCACCCACCGCGACTTCCACCTGGTCAAGAACTTCTACCGGGACGAGGAGTTCTGCAAGAAGATGGGGAAATTCCTATGA
- a CDS encoding Ni/Fe hydrogenase subunit alpha: protein MKRTLKIDPVTRIEGHAKVFINLDEAGALESAGLVVNELRGFEKILIGMEADRMPHVTARICGVCPTAHHLAACNALDHAAGVTPPPAALLLRELMYLGHIIHSHSLSIFVLQGPDLVLGLDADPAIRNIVGIVQANPELAKLALGLRSIGQKINEMVGGRGTHPVTSVAGGIAFVLDKEKLKALKEWVDEARGVLPQVVPAVKGLLMRALEKHPEMGEKWIVSSFGMGTVQDEAVSLISGKLRVIDETGATRLEFGIEEYDRYLRESVVDWSYMKKVQVELDGELHDYRVGPMARMNAARRFGTEMADAEYAEFARLGGAPCHATVFQTYAKLIEIVWAIERAGEILRDKAIRGETRVPVRFQGGRGVGHVEAPRGTLIHDYQIDERGIVRAANLIVATQQNYSLINRSIEQSAQSHVIDRPDDRALMNAVEFSIRCYDPCLSCATHALGRMPLEVAVRRGAETVKTLWR from the coding sequence ATGAAGCGAACTTTGAAGATTGACCCGGTGACCCGGATCGAGGGGCACGCCAAGGTGTTCATCAACCTGGACGAGGCCGGGGCGCTGGAAAGCGCGGGGCTCGTGGTGAACGAGCTGCGCGGCTTCGAGAAGATCCTGATCGGCATGGAGGCGGACCGGATGCCGCACGTGACGGCGCGCATCTGCGGGGTCTGCCCCACCGCGCATCACTTGGCCGCCTGCAACGCCCTGGACCACGCGGCAGGGGTCACGCCCCCCCCCGCCGCGCTCCTTTTGCGGGAGCTGATGTATCTCGGGCACATCATCCATTCGCACTCGCTTTCCATCTTCGTGCTGCAGGGGCCGGACCTGGTGCTGGGGCTCGACGCGGACCCGGCGATCCGGAACATCGTCGGCATCGTGCAGGCGAACCCGGAGCTTGCCAAGCTCGCCCTTGGCTTAAGGAGCATCGGCCAGAAGATCAACGAGATGGTGGGGGGGAGGGGGACCCACCCGGTGACCTCCGTTGCCGGCGGCATCGCCTTCGTGCTCGACAAGGAGAAGCTAAAGGCGCTCAAGGAGTGGGTGGACGAGGCGCGCGGGGTGCTGCCGCAGGTGGTTCCGGCCGTAAAGGGACTCCTGATGCGGGCCCTGGAAAAGCACCCGGAGATGGGGGAAAAGTGGATCGTCTCCAGCTTCGGCATGGGAACGGTGCAGGATGAAGCGGTCTCCCTGATCTCGGGAAAGCTTCGCGTCATCGACGAGACCGGCGCCACCCGCCTGGAGTTCGGCATCGAGGAGTATGACCGTTACCTGCGCGAGTCGGTGGTGGATTGGTCCTACATGAAGAAGGTGCAGGTGGAGCTGGACGGCGAGCTGCACGACTACCGGGTGGGGCCCATGGCCCGCATGAACGCGGCGCGCCGTTTCGGGACCGAAATGGCCGACGCCGAGTACGCCGAGTTCGCCCGCCTGGGGGGGGCGCCCTGCCACGCCACCGTCTTCCAGACCTACGCCAAGCTGATCGAAATCGTCTGGGCCATCGAGCGCGCGGGAGAGATCCTGCGCGACAAGGCGATCCGCGGGGAGACCCGGGTCCCGGTCCGCTTCCAGGGGGGAAGGGGGGTGGGGCACGTCGAGGCGCCGCGCGGCACGCTGATCCACGACTACCAGATCGACGAGCGCGGGATCGTGCGGGCGGCGAACCTGATCGTCGCGACCCAGCAGAACTACTCGCTCATCAACCGTTCCATCGAGCAGTCCGCCCAGTCCCACGTGATCGACCGCCCCGACGACCGGGCGCTCATGAATGCCGTCGAGTTCAGCATCCGCTGCTACGACCCCTGCCTTTCCTGCGCCACCCATGCTTTAGGGCGGATGCCGCTGGAGGTAGCGGTCAGGCGGGGCGCGGAGACGGTCAAGACCCTTTGGAGGTAA
- a CDS encoding NADH-quinone oxidoreductase subunit B family protein: MGEVTVNTEWLSDCSGCHVAIVDLHEKILNVLEAVRIQRCPVLTDIKEYPHATVGLVSGAIRNEHDRHAAEQMRKSCDIVIAWGSCAVFGGPAGAGNVHTPDEIAAAVYLENKTTIPAPPPKREVSPLESVVSPLDTVIDVDFYLPGCPPHPVFIFEALTALVAGREPEVNRRSVCAKCKRNMEKTEVTEIRSSFDGIPDPERCFLSQGYTCMGSVTIDRCLAPCPTNGVPCTGCAGATMQILTEPNRDIRTEIADRMSRLTKIDRDEIVRSLERSSKSHYSYTMATSMIGCKPTFQIKRWIEDEQADYEAGGCR, encoded by the coding sequence ATGGGTGAAGTTACCGTCAATACGGAATGGCTGAGCGACTGTTCCGGGTGCCACGTCGCCATCGTCGACCTGCACGAGAAGATCCTGAACGTGCTGGAGGCGGTGCGGATCCAGCGCTGCCCGGTCCTGACCGACATCAAGGAGTATCCGCACGCAACGGTGGGTCTCGTCTCGGGCGCCATCCGCAACGAGCATGACCGCCATGCAGCAGAGCAGATGCGGAAATCCTGCGACATCGTCATCGCCTGGGGCTCCTGCGCCGTCTTCGGGGGACCTGCCGGGGCGGGAAACGTCCATACCCCCGACGAGATAGCGGCGGCGGTCTACCTGGAGAACAAGACCACCATCCCGGCGCCTCCCCCCAAGCGCGAGGTCTCGCCGCTGGAATCTGTGGTGTCGCCTTTGGACACGGTCATCGACGTCGACTTCTACCTCCCCGGCTGCCCGCCGCACCCCGTCTTCATCTTCGAGGCGCTCACGGCGCTTGTGGCGGGAAGGGAGCCGGAGGTAAACCGCCGTTCGGTCTGCGCCAAGTGCAAGCGGAACATGGAGAAGACCGAAGTAACCGAGATCAGGTCGAGCTTCGACGGGATCCCGGACCCCGAGCGCTGCTTCCTGAGCCAGGGGTACACCTGCATGGGCTCGGTCACCATCGACCGCTGCCTCGCCCCTTGTCCGACCAACGGCGTCCCCTGCACAGGGTGCGCCGGGGCCACCATGCAGATCCTCACCGAGCCCAACCGCGACATCAGGACCGAGATCGCCGACCGGATGTCGCGGCTCACCAAGATCGACCGGGACGAGATAGTCCGCTCCCTGGAGCGCTCCTCCAAGTCCCATTACTCCTACACCATGGCCACCTCGATGATCGGCTGCAAGCCCACCTTCCAGATCAAGCGCTGGATCGAGGACGAGCAGGCGGATTACGAGGCCGGGGGATGCCGATGA